A genomic region of Bacteroidota bacterium contains the following coding sequences:
- a CDS encoding MFS transporter: MKNTKENKNDGFPRSFWTANLTELFERGAYYAMASFVVLYLGQLGLGDYWPSNLNGILWALVFFLPILSGTIADQIGFKKSMLIAFVFLAIGYFTMGYPVWFGNHTLNQTIGSEMSAGVGILLPIILAIVFIGIGGSIIKPCIAGTVQKTAGAKITLGFGIFYMIINIGSLIGRGVSYVVRKEFDLSYIFAVSVFFSILAFFAVLLFYTDPEKESGQNQTEAKPKKSILRILTDMILVLKNLRFALFLIVSSGFFFIYAQVYNVLPLYLQKVVELDPAVDLVTMANPFVIVFFQLLITKKFGKMKPINSIIVGIIIIGISMMINLIPIFMGSGVRALTLGDFIPLGTLFITLTVGLIAFGELFTSARTYEYIGALAPKGQEGLFLGYANLPLAIGALIGGPAGAFIFHDIMCKNAIQLQSGLLELNPFWNSMGWIILMGIGFISAFTMWLYNRWLQKNPIKGEFLK, translated from the coding sequence ATGAAAAATACTAAAGAAAACAAAAATGATGGTTTTCCACGAAGCTTCTGGACTGCCAATTTAACAGAATTATTTGAACGAGGAGCCTATTATGCAATGGCAAGCTTTGTTGTTCTGTATCTCGGACAACTGGGCTTGGGAGACTACTGGCCAAGTAATTTGAATGGAATATTATGGGCACTGGTATTTTTCCTTCCCATTCTTTCAGGAACCATAGCCGATCAAATTGGCTTTAAAAAATCAATGCTAATCGCTTTTGTATTTCTGGCAATAGGGTATTTCACAATGGGTTATCCAGTATGGTTTGGAAATCATACACTTAATCAAACAATTGGAAGCGAAATGTCGGCAGGTGTAGGAATTCTTCTACCAATAATTCTTGCCATAGTGTTCATCGGTATTGGAGGTTCCATAATAAAACCTTGCATAGCAGGAACGGTTCAGAAAACTGCCGGTGCAAAAATAACATTAGGTTTTGGGATTTTTTATATGATAATAAATATTGGTTCTCTTATTGGAAGAGGAGTTAGTTATGTTGTTAGAAAAGAATTTGACCTGAGCTATATTTTTGCTGTATCTGTCTTTTTCTCAATTCTTGCATTTTTTGCAGTTTTACTTTTTTATACCGATCCTGAAAAAGAATCTGGCCAAAACCAGACAGAAGCAAAACCAAAAAAATCAATTCTCAGGATACTCACAGATATGATTTTGGTTCTTAAGAATCTTAGGTTTGCTTTATTTTTAATAGTATCGAGTGGATTTTTCTTTATCTATGCACAGGTCTATAATGTATTGCCACTATACTTGCAAAAAGTTGTAGAGTTAGATCCTGCAGTCGATCTTGTAACAATGGCAAATCCTTTTGTTATTGTATTTTTTCAACTTTTAATAACTAAGAAGTTCGGAAAGATGAAACCTATCAATTCAATTATTGTAGGTATTATCATCATAGGCATTTCCATGATGATTAACCTAATTCCAATATTTATGGGTAGTGGCGTGAGAGCATTGACTCTTGGAGATTTTATTCCTCTCGGAACACTTTTTATCACACTTACTGTTGGTTTGATTGCCTTTGGAGAATTATTCACATCAGCAAGAACATATGAATATATCGGAGCTCTTGCACCAAAAGGGCAGGAAGGATTATTTCTCGGATATGCAAATCTTCCTTTGGCAATCGGTGCCCTAATTGGAGGACCCGCCGGAGCATTCATCTTTCATGATATTATGTGTAAAAATGCAATTCAACTTCAATCTGGTTTATTAGAACTAAATCCATTTTGGAATTCAATGGGATGGATTATTCTAATGGGAATTGGCTTTATCTCCGCATTTACAATGTGGCTATATAATAGATGGTTACAAAAGAATCCTATTAAAGGGGAGTTCTTAAAATAG